attgttgTATGCAGGATAATATGAAACTAATGGATGATATGGCTGCTCTAAGACCTACTATCTTCTGCAGTGTTCCTAGACTTTATAATAGAATATATGCTGGGTAAAATCAATGTCTGTTGCTTCTGGAATTTGTTATTCAATGTCAACTAGCACATCCTTTCACTACTTCAGTTGAATGTTTTGATTTGCAGTATTATAAATGCTGTAAAGACTTCCGGCGTGCTGCGGGAGAGGTTGTTTAATGCTGCATACAATGCTAAGAAGCAAGCAATATTGAGCGGTAAAGTATATTATCAATTAGACCTGTCTCTTTGTAGCATCAGATTCATTCTTGTTTTCAgactttctagtttttttttttggtttggaaaATTGGAATTcctttattaactttttttatttacctTGAATTTGAACTAGATCTGCAATGCTTTTGGCGTTCCTGCAATTTCACATGGCTCCTTTATCCTACAATTTTCACTGAAACATGTTTTAGCTGCCACCATCTAAACACACATAATAGAAACGTTATCAAGGTCTTCAACTGGAACATCAATTTTCCATTTGTAAATTCAATTGTACTTTCATGAGTTCCTTGGCATTAGACGCAGAGGATGAACCTctgatcattaatttttttttttaacttttttctttccttttctttttctttcacacTAATCAATTTTTACCCTTATGGTGTctattgatgatgatatatCTGGTTATTTCAGGAAAGAACCCATCCCCCATGTGGGACAAATTGGTATTCAATAAGATAAGGGGAAAGCTTGGAGGACGAGTTCGTTTCATGGCATCAGGTGCCTCACCATTGTCTCCCGATGTCATGGACTTTCTAAAGATGTAATTTCTTTTCCATGGCACATTATCCTAGtaaataaattgtttttcttCCCCTCCCCCCGATCCCCTTTTcgtgtaaaataaaatcatgctCAATCCTATGTTTTACTTCGCAGCTGCTTTGGTGGCCAAGTAACTGAAGGATATGGTATGACTGAAACTTCTTGTGTTATAAGTGGAATTGAAGAGGGTGACAATCTATCTGGCCATGTCGGTGCCCCTAATCCAGCTTGTGGTGAGTCCTTCACACGAGTTTTGCTTAATTTTGCATTCTTATCGTTCGGTGTTACCTTGTGGATGCATAAGCGTGCATAATTGAGGGTGTAATGAGTATATGTTATTTGTTAAAGATTGcacatttatattttacttacaaaGGGTTTTGGCTTGAGGCTTGAGCATCATTAAGCTTGCTATAGTTGCAGGTTGGGTTTGGTCTTAGGTTTTTCTCATAGGAGATTCACTTGTTCAAGCCAGGCTAACTTTTTTAATTGCATTAAGTCAAACAAGATCAGCAACCAGAGTAATTTAGACAATAGAGGCCTATAATGTGTAACTGGTTTTATTACTAGTTCTGAAAATATACCTGTTTTTTTCACTGTGTATCTGTGGGTGGGTCTGTGGGAGCCATGCATATGTATTTTCCTTGATATATGTTCCCGTGCTTCTTCGCCCTTGGTCATTTATTTGTCACCATATCCAAATGATCTGCTGGGTGCTAGGACACTAGGCAAGTTGGACATTAGAATTCACCATAGCAGGGTATAGATCTTGTAAGGATGTCATGTTAGAACAACAATTGAATGGATACGAGGAATATCAGACTGTTCTAATTTGTAAAGGTTGAAAAGAACATAATGCTAACAAGAAATCTTACTAGGATGTGTACAGTGATTGTATGTATATGTGCTGCTATTTGCATCGACTAAAAATTGGGGCCTCTTGACTTGTGACTTCCTCTTACGCTTTTTCCATGTCTTGCTTTTACTTTGGGCTAagatttaatttcatttttcctgTTTCAGAAATAAAGCTTGTAGATGTCCCAGAAATGAACTATACATCTGATGATAAGCCACATCCTCGTGGTGAAATCTGTGTTCGGGGTCCCATTATTTTCAAATGTTATTACAAAGATGAAGTACAGACGTATGAAACCTATGTATTTGCTGTTTCTTTTGGAAATTATTATGTCCATCAAATACGAAAACATCTTATGTTTAATCAAATTGCACAGGAAAGAAGTGATTGATGAAGATGGATGGCTTCATACCGGAGACATAGGGCTGTGGTTACCTGGTGGTCGTTTAAAAATCATTGATAGGTAAGATCATACCAGCCTAAGTATTTGGCTCTACTTGAGTCAGGATTAGGGAAATTATGCCATGTTTCTCATCTTCCTAATTGTGATGGGCTTAATGGATTGTCATTGTGTGATATGCTTGATATACATTGTTGGACCCATCCTATGCACTTATGCTTTTGGAGTTAATGTTTGACTAACATGGTTGACGTCTGTTTTCTCTAAGATTGTTGCCTCTAAGGTCTTTGGCCTTAGCTTGGttccttaattttattatttacttaattacaACAACAACCTTCCACTTAACTCATTATGATCATTTACTTGTCTTTTACTCCCCCTACTATTTGAATGACCATTTATTGCATAAAAAAGACTTCCGGTTTTCAATTTCCAAAAGACCTTTCAATTTTCACTTTCCAAGGGTCAGGTTCCACTTCAATCGTAGTTACCCCAGAAAAATCaggggtttttattttttattttcttataatgaatTCAGGGGCTCTTTCCCGCGCATAGTGCTGGCGTGCCACTAGTTAGttctattttaaagaaaaatcatttataaatgcAGTGGCTGCAGTTATACATTGGCTGTTCACCTTAACGGAGAAAGTTTGCTCATTGAGCAACAATGCACATGCTATAGTTTGAGTCTTTTATGCTATTTCTTCAAAGCAAGCACTGGCTTTGCTGAAGGAATTGAAGTGCCTGCAGGCTATGTTTAGAAGGTTTTTACTAGACAAGATGGTTGTATCTACTTATTGCTCCCTACCCCTTATATCTGGTCGGAATTGTACAGAAAATACATTCTACTGAGCTCATTAATGAAGTAAGATCAATTTATTTTGGTTGTGACTACAAGTACTTACCGAGTTTTTCCAATTAAATTAGgaagaaaaacattttcaagCTGGCACAGGGAGAGTACATAGCTCCagaaaaaattgagaatgtATATGCAAAGTGCAAGTTCATTTCCCAGTGCTTTGTATATGGTAAGAAAGTGGGATTTTGTTGCTGGCTTCTtcccccctcctctctctcactcacacacatacacacactcATTTGAGCTACTGAGTCACTGACTGATTATTTGTTGCTCTTGGTAGGTGACAGCCTGAATTCCTCTTTGGTAGCTGTTATCTCTGTGGACCAAGATGTTTTAAAAGCATGGGCTGCTTCTGAAGGCATTAAGGTTTTGATTTGGTCTTTTTaatctggaaaaagaaaaaacagagatgATAAACCTACATACTTGCGAACTTAGTGTTTGACCTAATTTCATGTTGTATATAGAAATGTTGAATTGCCTTGAATTATAGTCAACAGGGAACGGATCTTCACACTAATAAAAGAGGTGAAAAATCTTAGTATTTTTTTGAGCCTGCATATCTGCACTTGGTAAAATCTTATTCATCAGCTGAGATTGATTACTCGAGTCTAAAATCTCGTGATTGAGTAGGACATCCACCTATCGGTTCTGAAGCCCTAGGCGGTTAGTTGTTCGAAAGTTTGTTTGTAATCTATTTAGGAAGAGAGTCCTCAGAATGAATCAAGGCTGATGTTTCTTACCCTTCTAAGAGTCTTTATCTCTTTTGGTAATAGAAGGATGGTGTCATTTTTTCTGTAAAAAGCAAGACTCTTtaagcttttgttttgttttagaaGTAAAATTCTGGTGCTttgattgaattgaaaaaggaaaaagatatgAAAGTATGCATATCTTCAATGCGGTTCTCTGGATGTGTAATGCAGTATCAAGATCTAGGGAAGCTGTGTAATGATCCAAGAGCAAGGGCTGCCGTCTTGGCTGACATGGATGCTGTTGGGAGGGAAGCTCAGGCAAGTTATCTCAGATTCTCAACACCATGCCGATCTGGCTGTCCGATTTCTCCTTTAGATTTCTGCCTTCAAATTTTCTTCTTGACTTTACAAATTTCATTTACAGCTGAGAGGTTTTGAATTTGCAAAAGCTGTGACCTTGGTGCTTGAACCGTTTACGCTGGAGAATGACCTGCTTACTCCAACATTTAAGGCAAGTATTCAGTTTGAAATTCCTGAGAGGAATTACACGGCTCGATTAAAAATGAGTTTCTTGACTATTTTCTTGTGCTCCACCAGATCAAGAGACCTCAAGCAAAGGAATACTTTGGAAAAGCAATATCTGAAATGTATGCCGAGCTCTCAACCTCGGACCCCTCCCAGAAATCACTGTGAAGTAGAGAGCTTGTGAGAAGCAGAGCAAGTATGCCCCCCACAGAGCTTCTTGGAGCTTTCATCATCTAGTGCTAACCATCCTGCATCATAAATTTTTCTcgaaataaaattgaaattaatttattatggtGTTCCTCAGATCAGAGGATTGTACATTTTTGCCCCACAATAAGAAGCAATAATTTTGAAAGCTTCAGTTTCAATGTCCCAATGCACTGTCCATAAATTTAGAAGTAATAAGTGGACATACTGCATGCAAGATAGTTGATAGTTGATCAACTataaactagctagctagctagctagtttttACTTATTTAGTTAGTTAGTCATATAAGGGCTAGCTCTTCTTATTCAATTCAGGATGCCATAACGCGTACGTTATTCAAACTGTATGTGATTTTACACATGATTCCGTTTTCCCCCCCTGTTTTTTTCCACATCATCAAAGATATTGTTCCATTTGTTACCTTTTTATAGGCGGACAATGAAATGCATATcaacaataatattagatacagtcttaGAATATGTAAGATTggcaatctctttaaaaaaaagtgaggcatgtcatgaaaaattgagtttttttttcactaGGATCTCATATGTGCTCCACTTTTTATAAAAGTGTCCACAAGTTTTTTGCTCTACATTTATAGAATGAGATTATGTGAATATAGGATGAGAATTTAGATCAATTCATGTCTCAGTACCAACActagaaatgaaaaggaaatagaTAAGAGaaatttttcatcatcatcaagtGAACTCAAACATAATagaattcttaaaaaataaattccaatattaacatatatatttagaaatataatcatagagaaaagaaaagaaaaggaaaaaaaaaaaaaaaaactcatgcgATTGAGCACCTTTTTGGCAATTAGGAACATTACTAAcatctttataaattaattacttaatatgaaaaataaaattttgatggtgagctaaaatattctaaacaaaagaaaattgtaaaagaatattataagtttaaattattaagaaaaataattccaaTTTACAACTTTATTCTACCCAAcaaacttgtaaaaaaaaaaaaaaaacagctaaTGTCActaccattttttcttttataaaactgTTGtgtaaaatcatttatttttataagctctcggttgtaaaataatttgtagtgGCGACACCTTGGTCATTAAATTGCTATAGACATTCttctatataaattaatttataaaaaaattcaaaattcaagacTAGTGAAACAAAATTCGTGcaaggtttggataatgaattgaaatgagataaaataaaaattaaataaaatattgttgaaatataatttttattttaagatttgaaaaaattaaattatttattatattttatataaaaatttaaaaaaattgtaattataaaataaaatgagttgagagatttCTTATATCAGACAACTCCTAATTTGGTGGATATTTGTGAAAGAACCGTCTAGCTTGGGTTTTTTAGGAATGTAGGTAttggtttttctatttttaattcgatttcttccttttttatcttatttgtttttcgACTCATGTGATTGACAATGAATAAAGGAAAGTAAAATGACAAGTAAATCCCACACAggtcttttgaaaaatatgaatctcCCTTTTTAATCAATCACGTgcataaatgtttttagtcaGGATGATCACGTTTGCTATAATGTCAATAATcgttttgccttttttttttttttttttttgttatcacGAAGATGAGTACGAAGAAAAGAGTAAATCCACAGCATTATTTTTCTGTAACATGCTCGGTGGACCgtggaatgtgtttggatgaataaaaaatgtaagaaaatttAGTCAAATTTGATGATGACCTTCCTCCAAGAGAAGAGAGACAACCAAGATTTACTTTATATAGCTTCCGAATGAATTTCTTACCCAACCATTGGGCCAAGCCCAGAAATTAGACTTTGGGCTTCCActcattttacatttttcttttgattacCCAGTttagattagataaaatgaaatattttattaaaaattaaataaactattattataatattatttttattttaagatttaaaaaattaaatattttcttatattttgtataaaaatttaagaaagctgtaagattatataaaataatataaaataaaatagtttgattttatataaccaaactATTCCCGCGCAAGACATTTTCCTTGACAGCTCAACCCTCAGAAATCAGAAGCCCTACAAGAGCAAAACTCATGCTTCGTTCCATCAATACATTGTTGTCTTATTGCTTTTAAGGtcccatttatttttacaaatatttgatattatctcatcttaacatctaaatgctaaaaatataaatacttttcaatttcaaatatttatttttttcatctaatcattttaattttttcaaattttcaaacaaaatacaaaaaataatttaactttttcaaatattaaaataaaaataatattaaaacataatattctaaaaataagttaactttataatattttcattcaactttttctctttcatttctcaaaattttataaaatatcttaatttaaatgtttcactactatttacaaaatatctcattactatttacaaatttttaatctcatcttatcagtATAATTAAACGAGACCTAAGTCAATTATTAATTGAGAAGGTGGTATAAAATCTTCATTAATAATTTGTCTTTGCAAAacgattataattatttttaaataaaaatgtaatgtaaaaattaaaattaaaataaatttattgaattttacgttctaagataaaaaaaaaaaaaaggccttaTTCCAAATTTTCGCCTTAGGCCCTACAATCTATTGAGCCGACACTgtctcatcttatctgtgtAATGTGTAATCTAAAGAGacctaaatattattttacagaTAACTAAATATTATTGAGCCGACACTGTTTCAATTTTATTAGTCTGCTTTGAAGCCAAAAACCACTTGTAGGTTTGTATCTGAAAGTCGAAGGTGGCTTGGGTTGATGGGAACCAAAATAGTTAGGTACATGGTCCTCCTCCTTGGTTGTTTAAAACAACTTGCGTGTTCTATATAATTTAACCATAATCTTCTAATCCGTTTGAACAGTgggatgagattattttttataaaaattaaaaattaaataaaatattatttttttaatattatttttattttaagatttaaaaaaattataataatgaaatggaatgagataaaatcgtttctgtatccaaacagaaccttcatttaatattaattaattaaatatattaacaaatcaaaattaaaattttataaacgaTTGAAATTATTGCATTTTTAGCAATGAGCTAACAAAGTTTAAACATTTATCGTCTATCTTTTAGTATgttacaaatttaatttaattatttttaaagtgatATAGTCTACGTGGtataatataaaagttatataaaaataaatttataaattaacgtaatttttttacataatcttttaaatatattttaaatttattatatacgttaaagataaaatttaaaatatatatttttttaaaagcttgCGAGTTAAAGAAATCAATTCCCTTAACAGAGCAGCGAGGCCACGTCATCATCCACTGCCGCGAATTCACGTTATTGTGCTGAGTCATCGTCAAATGAACATGACAGACTACAGTTCTACCGGTCATCCAGCGCGTTGGGGAAGCGAATGCACGAAGTTACTCTAAGCCTCGATGTACCCGACTGGGCCCGTGGTGCGCCCACCCCACTCCTTCGCTGCAGAGGAAATGGCAAAGACTCGAACTCTCGAAGAAACAAATAGACAGAGAAAGCCGAAAGGGGAAGACTGGAGAGAGACAAACACGGTTCGACGCTGCAGTCGGCAATACTTCTCAaattccctctctcttttctaaGCAATTTAATCTCAGTTTCAAGTAAAAGATTCTCCAATCTCTGCTCTGCTCCTCTTCGATTCTCGGGAATAACAGACTTGACTTCTTGAAGAAGACTTTGGGAATTAGATTCTAagggtggtttttttttttggtcaaacTTGGGTTTGGAATTGATACGGACCGTTCAATCATGCTCTCCAATCACCTGCAAAATGGGATCGAGACCGCGAAGATGGTTTGGTCTCGGATCCCGAACGCCGAGGAAGGTGACCACGAGGACGCCGGGCTCTTGCGGAAGAGCGATGGGAGCAGCGTCGAGAGCCTTGAGTACGAAGTCGTCGAGAATCACGCTTATTGGGAAGAGCAGGTGGGATTTCTGAGTTAGTTCAGACGTTGTGATTCGGTTCGTTTTCCCGAGTTGATTTCTGAGTTCAATTTGTGTGCTTTGCGATCTACAGGACCAGCGAGGGAAGCTTTTTCTCGTATATTATGTGGTGGTGAAGTGGTTCTTTGCTTTGCTCATTGGCATTGGTTAGCTCTCAATTAAGTTTTTGGTTCTATCTACATATTACTTGGATTGATTTTAACGAGGATTGAATTCCGATCACTGGTCTAATTATTTTCGCGGTagttaatatattattgatttaagtGTCACTGCGCTGGAGATTTCTGTTTTTAGTTTAATGATGGTGATTAAGGACCGAAGACACTTCGGATGAAACGCGTGTTATAATTGCAATTGGTGGTATCATGGAAATCGAAGCACTTCAGCCTGTAATCAGATTTCCACTGGCTCTAATAAGATTTATAAATGACGTTTTTTCCCAACACTATTTTCCAATCAAAGCGTCAGGCCGTTGCATCTGCTCAGTCAGccaatgatatatattataaaatgatataaggGGTATTCAGGTTGGGAGAACAAAGATGGACAGACAGAAaaaacaacacacacacacacacacacacacacaactccCGCATTAGTTAAGAGTGAAATTCATGAtgtttttctagtttttgaGTTATCATTTCATTTTGGCGTTTAGATTATCGTGAGGGTATCAAAGCCAAGTGTATAGTTTTAGTTACTAGTGATGAATACCATGTTTGTTTGttccttttttgttcttttaatgTTTGTACATTCACTAGTGCACAGCTATTCATATCTTTTGGCGTTCATCTGATATATTGGGCTATTTTTCTGATTTCCATTTTCATGTTCCAGGTACTGGATTAGCTGCCGTTTTCATAAATCTTTCTGTTGAGAACTTTGCTGGTTGGAAGTTTGCATTGACTTTCTCTATAATACAAAAATCATATGTGGCTGGGTTTATCGTCTATGTATTAATCAACCTAGTTTTAGTCTTGTCCTCTGTATATATCATTACGCATTTCGCACCAGCTGCAGCTGGATCTGGAATTCCCGAAATCAAAGGTTATTTGAACGGTAAGCTGGGCCTGTCTCAATTTGCTTCTGAGATCTATTCATTAGTCAACTATCTCAATGTCATATATGTTGACCATGCCATGTCATTCTAATGTACAGGAGTTGACATTCACGGGGTTCTTCTTTTCAGAACCTTGATTGGAAAGGTATGGTCTATCTTGGGATTCTCAGCTATTTGTTAAGGTTACActtgatatattttttggttGTGGTCTTCCCCTTGCAATTTACAGATATTTGGAAGCATTGGCTCAGTTGGAGGTGGTCTAGCTCTGGGCAAAGAAGGTCCTCTTGTTCATACTGGTGCTTGTATTGCTTCTTTGCTTGGACAAGTAAGCACATGTTCTACTCAATAAAGGTtcttatttacttattaaaaaaaaaaaaaagtaagcacATGTTGCTGAGAATTAACTGCGTGTTGTAATTGGGcagaacatttttcattttttaatttcttttgtgcCAATGAGCTTTTCTTAGATTGCACCTACTCCTATAGGAATGGGATAAGGGGTGAAGTTGTCGGTTTAAGATTCATTGGTGCATGTGTGACTTACccataagaaatataaataaattcttatGTCCTCTCCCCACCCACCcccttttttagaaaaaaaaatagggtttcTATGGtctaaataaaagattaaaattaaaaatataatacaaaaataccATGGGTTACATGGTTGTAAtatcatttgaaaattatttgccCAAGAGCCTCACACAAAGAAGAAAACCAAATGTTTTTAATGGGCAGCTTATGGtcattataaaatcatatctaaTACATGGCTCTTGATTTTGTTATCTGGGAGGAATTTCTCATGCCAACACCACACAGCTGTGGAATTAAGGCACCAAGTGATGGACTATCACTTCACTAGGAAGCTACATATATTACCATATAACTGTTTTGACTTTTCCAAATCATGTGCTCATTTTCATTCCCCCTTATGAGTTTTAAATCCGTATCCAACTCCTAATTTTGTTGCAACAGCTTGAAGGTCAAATTTTTAGCTTGGAAATTATTTGTCTGAGTGGATGGTCCTTTTCATTGATACCAGTCATCTGGCTGACTCGTTGGTATCAATATTGTATTTAGGGTTTAGTGGGTTGTCTTTactgatgaggacatctcctattaatgttttatctattttattaatgtcttatctattttgtttagggtttgtattaccCTACTATTTAAGGACATcttctattattgttattttattaatgtgttatttgttttatttagcgttgtattgccctactattTAAGGACTTGTAAGAAACATTGGAACAATAGGTTTTGAATTAAGAATTGAGCGCCACAGCCGCCTCCTTCCAACCCctctttgctttcttcttcttcctttcttctcctctggtttccttttcttctctatttcctaTTATTCTGCTTCTATTTCTTGTTCTCACTTCTATCCTACGTCATTTACTGTTATGGTTACTCAACCTGGCTTTGC
This window of the Juglans regia cultivar Chandler chromosome 12, Walnut 2.0, whole genome shotgun sequence genome carries:
- the LOC109005861 gene encoding long chain acyl-CoA synthetase 6, peroxisomal-like; this translates as MDSAAAQRRLNAIHGHLLADGDSHPQLRPHPTAGEFALEQGYSVVLPEKLQLGKWNVHRSTRSPLKLVSRFQDHPEIGTLHDNFVHSVDTFRDYKYLGTRIRVDGTVGEYKWMTYGEAGTARSAIGSGLIYHGISKGSCIGLYFINRAEWLIVDHACSAYSYTSVPLYDTLGPDAVKYIVNHAAVQVIFCVPQTLNSLLSFLFDIPTIRLIVVIGGIDDQIPKLPSSTGVEVVTYSKLLSQGHSNLQPFCPPKPDDIATICYTSGTTGTPKGAVLTHGNLIANVAGTSLSNKFYPSDVYISYLPLAHIYERANQVSMAYHGVAVGFYQGDNMKLMDDMAALRPTIFCSVPRLYNRIYAGIINAVKTSGVLRERLFNAAYNAKKQAILSGKNPSPMWDKLVFNKIRGKLGGRVRFMASGASPLSPDVMDFLKICFGGQVTEGYGMTETSCVISGIEEGDNLSGHVGAPNPACEIKLVDVPEMNYTSDDKPHPRGEICVRGPIIFKCYYKDEVQTKEVIDEDGWLHTGDIGLWLPGGRLKIIDRKKNIFKLAQGEYIAPEKIENVYAKCKFISQCFVYGDSLNSSLVAVISVDQDVLKAWAASEGIKYQDLGKLCNDPRARAAVLADMDAVGREAQLRGFEFAKAVTLVLEPFTLENDLLTPTFKIKRPQAKEYFGKAISEMYAELSTSDPSQKSL